A genomic segment from Halogeometricum sp. S3BR5-2 encodes:
- a CDS encoding Era-like GTP-binding protein: MGLLTGLRDSISRVVDRMFSDAEPRRIGIYGPPNAGKTTLANRIARDWTGDAIGPESHVPHETRRARRKENVEIERNGRKVTIDIVDTPGVTTKVDYKEFLDHDMEKDDAVRRSREATEGVAEAMHWLREDVDGVIYVLDSTEDPFTQVNTMLIGIIESQDLPVLIFANKTDLEDANVQRISNAFPQHETVPLSALEGNNMDEVYDKIAEYFG; this comes from the coding sequence ATGGGACTGCTTACAGGATTACGAGACAGCATCTCACGGGTCGTCGACCGGATGTTCTCGGACGCAGAGCCGAGACGAATCGGCATCTACGGACCGCCGAACGCCGGGAAGACGACTCTCGCAAACCGTATCGCCCGCGACTGGACCGGTGACGCCATCGGTCCGGAGAGCCACGTCCCTCACGAGACGCGGCGCGCGCGCAGAAAGGAGAACGTGGAGATAGAACGCAACGGGAGGAAAGTCACCATCGACATCGTCGACACGCCGGGCGTGACGACCAAAGTCGACTACAAGGAGTTCCTCGACCACGACATGGAGAAGGACGACGCCGTCCGGCGGTCCCGCGAGGCCACCGAGGGCGTCGCCGAGGCCATGCACTGGCTCCGCGAGGACGTCGACGGCGTCATCTACGTGCTCGACAGCACCGAGGACCCGTTCACGCAGGTCAACACGATGCTCATCGGCATCATCGAGAGCCAGGACCTCCCCGTCCTCATCTTCGCGAACAAGACCGACCTGGAGGACGCGAACGTCCAGCGGATATCGAACGCGTTTCCGCAACACGAGACGGTGCCGCTCTCCGCGCTGGAAGGTAACAACATGGACGAAGTGTACGACAAGATAGCGGAGTACTTCGGGTGA
- a CDS encoding Cdc6/Cdc18 family protein, producing the protein MNDDTPARDGDEGSGSADRSETDTTASTEAETEDHPSEEGSAAVDADADTDVDSEGEGEVGDDPRTEETSRGTDEAQVDAERGTDGAPDAADEVTAEDIDISESIGPGGPDGVSGAGESGVDTAGGGDVSPDGTDGTGRATGDEAATDVSLDEVVLDEEDGDSRGLFDDLLSGEPIFENKEVLRPSYTPHELPHRTEQINQMATILVSALRGETPSNILIYGKTGTGKTASAKFVSQELESTSQKYDVPCEVEYINCEVTDTQYRVLAQLANKFIEKNFSVIEDELDRLEDLRTRAGDAPNSLSDTEFDSLDAVEERIDQLETDREEMETVPMTGWPTDRVYSTFFDAVDYNERVVVIMLDEIDKLVEKSGDDTLYNLSRMNSELDNSRISIMGISNDLKFTDFLDPRVKSSLGEEEIVFPPYDANQLRDILQHRADVAFKDGALTDDVIPLCAAFAAQEHGDARRALDLLRTAGELAERGQADTVEEAHVRQAQDKIELDRVVEVVRTLPTQSKIVLFAIILLEKNGVHNINTGEVFNIYKRLCEEIDADILTQRRVTDLISELDMLGIVNAVVVSKGRYGRTKEISLSVPIDETEAVLLSDSRLGDIENAQPFVQARFDN; encoded by the coding sequence ATGAACGACGACACACCGGCGCGAGACGGAGACGAGGGGTCGGGTTCGGCCGACCGGTCCGAGACGGACACGACGGCCTCGACCGAGGCCGAAACCGAGGATCATCCCTCCGAAGAGGGGTCTGCGGCCGTAGATGCGGACGCGGATACGGATGTAGATTCGGAGGGCGAGGGCGAGGTCGGAGACGACCCCCGAACCGAGGAAACGTCCCGCGGAACGGACGAAGCGCAAGTCGACGCCGAGAGGGGTACCGACGGGGCTCCCGACGCCGCCGACGAAGTCACGGCCGAGGACATCGACATCAGCGAGAGCATCGGTCCCGGCGGCCCCGACGGCGTCTCCGGCGCCGGCGAGTCAGGAGTCGACACCGCGGGGGGTGGAGACGTGAGTCCCGACGGCACCGACGGAACGGGAAGAGCGACGGGCGACGAGGCGGCGACCGACGTGAGCCTCGACGAAGTCGTCCTCGACGAGGAGGACGGCGACAGTCGCGGCCTGTTCGACGACCTGCTCTCGGGGGAACCCATCTTCGAGAACAAGGAGGTGCTGCGCCCCTCGTACACCCCGCACGAACTCCCCCACCGCACCGAGCAGATAAACCAGATGGCGACGATTCTCGTCTCCGCCCTCCGCGGTGAGACGCCGTCGAACATCCTCATCTACGGGAAGACGGGGACGGGGAAGACGGCCAGCGCGAAGTTCGTCAGTCAGGAACTCGAATCGACCTCCCAGAAGTACGACGTCCCCTGCGAAGTCGAGTACATCAACTGCGAGGTGACGGACACGCAGTACCGCGTCCTCGCGCAGTTGGCGAACAAATTCATCGAGAAGAACTTCTCCGTCATCGAAGACGAACTCGACCGCCTCGAAGACCTCCGCACACGCGCGGGAGACGCCCCGAACTCCCTCTCCGACACCGAGTTCGACTCGCTCGACGCCGTCGAGGAGCGCATCGACCAACTGGAGACGGACCGCGAGGAGATGGAGACGGTGCCGATGACCGGGTGGCCGACCGACCGCGTCTACTCGACGTTCTTCGACGCCGTCGACTACAACGAACGCGTCGTCGTCATCATGCTCGACGAGATAGACAAACTCGTCGAGAAGTCGGGCGACGACACGCTGTACAACCTCTCGCGGATGAACTCCGAGTTGGACAACTCGCGCATCTCCATCATGGGTATCTCGAACGACCTGAAGTTCACCGACTTCCTCGACCCCCGGGTCAAATCGAGCCTGGGCGAAGAGGAGATCGTGTTCCCGCCGTACGACGCGAACCAACTGCGCGACATCCTCCAGCACCGCGCCGACGTGGCGTTCAAGGACGGTGCGCTCACGGACGACGTGATCCCGCTCTGTGCGGCCTTCGCCGCGCAGGAACACGGCGACGCGCGCCGCGCCCTCGACCTGCTCCGGACCGCGGGCGAACTCGCCGAACGCGGACAGGCCGACACCGTCGAGGAGGCGCACGTCCGGCAGGCGCAGGACAAAATAGAGTTGGACCGAGTGGTCGAGGTCGTCCGTACCCTTCCCACCCAGTCGAAAATCGTCCTCTTCGCCATCATCCTCCTGGAGAAGAACGGCGTCCACAACATCAACACGGGCGAGGTGTTCAACATCTACAAGCGCCTCTGCGAGGAGATAGACGCCGACATTCTCACCCAACGGCGCGTCACCGACCTCATTTCCGAACTCGACATGCTCGGCATCGTCAACGCCGTCGTCGTCTCGAAGGGCCGCTACGGCCGCACTAAGGAGATTTCGCTGTCGGTTCCCATCGACGAGACGGAGGCGGTCCTCCTCTCGGACTCCCGCCTCGGCGACATCGAGAACGCGCAACCGTTTGTCCAAGCCCGTTTCGACAACTGA
- a CDS encoding S26 family signal peptidase codes for MNDDQGDAGASDDPPRPNPDASSTESSDSPLHRLLNAQDGPLLFVRELLVSVSAVLVLGLLLFAIAGVWPPMVAVESGSMEPHMYRGDLVFITEPDRFSPDYAFEDTGVVTVDVGSEEGYQSFGGAGSVVVYDPPSRLGSPIIHRAHFHVEEGENWYDRANPDYVSADDCEELSYCPAPHAGFITKGDANARYDQASRIAEPVRPEWIQGVARLRIPFLGYVRLELAGAILPMPAGVETGYSTTATAATGATATVPNSATNATTPDSTAPNTTTNSAADGPPGFHSANRAAGAA; via the coding sequence ATGAACGACGACCAGGGCGACGCGGGCGCCTCCGACGACCCGCCTCGTCCGAACCCCGACGCGTCGAGTACCGAGTCGTCGGACTCGCCCCTCCATCGACTGCTGAACGCGCAGGACGGCCCCCTGCTGTTCGTCCGCGAACTGCTGGTGAGCGTCTCCGCCGTCCTCGTTCTCGGCCTCCTCCTGTTCGCCATCGCCGGCGTCTGGCCGCCGATGGTCGCCGTCGAGAGCGGAAGCATGGAACCGCACATGTACCGCGGCGACCTCGTGTTCATCACCGAACCCGACCGCTTCAGCCCCGACTACGCGTTCGAGGACACCGGCGTCGTCACCGTCGACGTCGGGAGCGAGGAGGGCTACCAGTCGTTCGGCGGGGCCGGGTCCGTCGTCGTCTACGACCCGCCGTCGAGGCTGGGTTCGCCCATCATCCACCGCGCGCACTTCCACGTCGAGGAGGGGGAGAACTGGTACGACAGGGCGAACCCCGACTACGTCTCCGCCGACGACTGCGAGGAGTTGAGCTACTGCCCCGCGCCGCACGCCGGGTTCATCACCAAAGGCGACGCGAACGCCCGCTACGACCAGGCCAGCCGCATCGCCGAACCGGTCCGCCCGGAGTGGATACAGGGCGTCGCGCGACTCCGTATCCCCTTCCTCGGGTACGTTCGACTCGAACTCGCGGGGGCGATACTCCCGATGCCCGCGGGCGTCGAGACGGGCTATTCGACGACCGCGACCGCGGCCACAGGCGCGACCGCGACTGTGCCGAACTCGGCGACGAACGCGACGACGCCGGATTCGACGGCGCCGAATACGACGACTAACTCGGCGGCGGACGGACCCCCCGGTTTCCACTCCGCGAACAGAGCGGCGGGCGCCGCGTAG
- a CDS encoding DNA-directed DNA polymerase II small subunit, with protein sequence MPLETPARIVRELARHGYNAEREAVTLIAGAADPGTTLARAVEHAGPDSFRVTAEDVRAVLDAGPNATDAPVSDPASPAETPPTDPGTTDPTTDGGAAAGRPADNDAHESASTPASTPSTDPSTSSGETNDEDSIGPKSAAPETEGNRSGRSLDTSLRSLDVANDMTGQSTGTGEYGDFVKVFKDRYEKLSRQLRGRVNHRPAEAIQSMSGGSDAAMVGLVNDIRSTASGHWLVELEDTTGTFPCLVMKDREFASAVEELLLDECIAVEGTLADDAGIMFVDSMYSPDVPRTYRPNTADRHVQAALISDVHVGSQEFMTDAWQRFTSWLHTEEAEHVEYLLIAGDMVEGVGVYPNQDEELDIVDIYDQYEQFSEHLKEVPGDMEIVMIPGNHDAVRLAEPQPGFDEHLRDIMSVHDAHITSNPSTVTLEGVKVLMYHGVSLDEVIAELPAESASYDEPHKAMYQLLKKRHVAPQYGGHTRLAPEEKDYLVMEEVPDVFHTGHVHKLGWGKYHNVLAVNSGCWQAQTDFQKSVNIDPDAGYAPILDLDTLEMTVRKFS encoded by the coding sequence GTGCCTCTGGAGACGCCGGCCCGCATCGTCCGCGAACTCGCGCGCCACGGCTACAACGCCGAACGGGAGGCCGTGACGCTCATCGCGGGCGCCGCAGACCCCGGGACGACGCTCGCGCGCGCCGTCGAGCATGCCGGCCCCGACTCCTTCCGCGTCACCGCCGAGGACGTCCGCGCGGTGCTCGACGCCGGCCCGAACGCGACTGACGCGCCCGTCTCCGACCCCGCCTCGCCCGCCGAAACCCCGCCTACCGACCCCGGAACGACCGACCCGACGACGGACGGCGGGGCGGCGGCCGGAAGACCCGCGGATAACGACGCCCACGAATCCGCCTCTACCCCCGCTTCCACCCCCTCGACAGACCCCTCTACTTCGAGTGGAGAAACGAACGACGAAGACTCGATAGGACCGAAATCGGCTGCACCCGAAACAGAGGGGAACCGGTCCGGACGCAGTTTGGACACGTCGCTCCGGTCGCTCGACGTCGCCAACGACATGACCGGACAGAGCACCGGAACGGGCGAGTACGGCGACTTCGTGAAGGTGTTCAAGGACCGTTACGAGAAGCTCTCCCGACAGCTTCGCGGCCGGGTGAACCACCGGCCCGCCGAGGCCATCCAGTCGATGTCCGGCGGCAGCGACGCGGCGATGGTCGGCCTCGTCAACGACATCCGGTCGACGGCCAGCGGTCACTGGCTGGTCGAACTGGAGGACACGACGGGGACGTTCCCCTGTCTCGTGATGAAGGACCGCGAGTTCGCCTCGGCGGTGGAGGAACTCCTCTTAGACGAGTGCATCGCCGTCGAGGGCACTCTGGCCGACGACGCGGGCATCATGTTCGTCGACTCGATGTACTCCCCGGACGTGCCGCGGACGTACAGGCCGAACACCGCGGACAGACACGTGCAGGCGGCGCTCATCTCCGACGTGCACGTCGGGAGTCAGGAGTTCATGACCGACGCGTGGCAGCGATTCACCTCGTGGCTTCACACCGAGGAGGCCGAACACGTGGAGTACCTCCTCATCGCGGGCGACATGGTGGAAGGCGTCGGCGTCTACCCGAACCAGGACGAGGAGTTGGACATCGTCGACATCTACGACCAGTACGAGCAGTTCTCCGAGCACCTCAAAGAGGTGCCGGGCGACATGGAGATAGTGATGATACCGGGCAACCACGACGCCGTCCGCCTCGCCGAACCCCAACCCGGGTTCGACGAGCACCTCCGCGACATCATGTCCGTCCACGACGCACACATCACGAGCAACCCCTCGACGGTGACCCTGGAGGGTGTGAAGGTGCTGATGTACCACGGCGTCTCGCTGGACGAGGTTATCGCCGAACTCCCCGCGGAGTCGGCCAGTTACGACGAACCGCACAAGGCGATGTACCAGTTGTTGAAGAAGCGCCACGTCGCCCCGCAGTACGGCGGGCACACCCGCCTCGCGCCCGAGGAGAAGGACTACCTCGTGATGGAGGAGGTGCCCGACGTGTTCCACACGGGCCACGTCCACAAACTCGGCTGGGGGAAGTACCACAACGTCCTCGCGGTCAACTCCGGGTGCTGGCAGGCCCAGACCGACTTCCAGAAGTCGGTCAACATCGACCCCGACGCGGGCTACGCGCCCATCCTCGATTTGGACACGCTGGAGATGACCGTTCGAAAGTTCTCCTGA
- a CDS encoding NADH:flavin oxidoreductase, protein MTDSDSLFDAVTLNDIELDGRVGLAPMTRVSATDDGRATDEMARYYAKFADGGFSFLITEGTYTDDAYSQGYLNQPGLVTDEQVEAWRGVVDAVHDAEAPIFAQLMHAGAQAQGNPHVEDGETIAPSGVQPEGEMAEAYGGSGEYYVPNRATKEQLEDAREGFVEAAKNARKAGFEGVEIHAANGYLLNEFLAADANRRDDEFGGDPEARARYPASVVEAVAEELPEEFVVGVRVSQTKVSDAEYEWAEGEDAAEAFFGAFSDAGADYLHVTDPDVTAPAFGDGGPTLAEHAVEYGDAPVVANGGLTDPEDARGAVEAGSDLVTLATGALANPDWPRRVRSGADVEDLDEFDPEAFLAPSASIADHEVPSEASADD, encoded by the coding sequence ATGACCGACTCGGACTCCCTCTTCGACGCCGTGACGCTGAACGACATCGAACTGGACGGTCGCGTCGGCCTCGCGCCGATGACGCGGGTCAGCGCGACGGACGACGGCCGCGCGACCGACGAGATGGCCCGCTACTACGCGAAGTTCGCCGACGGGGGGTTCTCGTTCCTCATCACCGAGGGTACCTACACCGACGACGCCTACAGTCAGGGCTACCTGAACCAACCCGGACTGGTCACCGACGAACAGGTCGAGGCCTGGCGCGGCGTCGTCGACGCCGTTCACGACGCCGAGGCACCCATCTTCGCGCAGTTGATGCACGCCGGCGCGCAGGCGCAGGGCAACCCGCACGTCGAGGACGGGGAGACCATCGCCCCCTCCGGCGTCCAACCCGAGGGCGAGATGGCCGAGGCGTACGGCGGGAGCGGGGAGTACTACGTCCCGAACAGAGCCACGAAGGAGCAACTCGAGGACGCCCGCGAGGGGTTCGTCGAAGCGGCGAAGAACGCCCGGAAGGCGGGCTTCGAGGGCGTGGAGATACACGCCGCGAACGGCTACCTCCTCAACGAGTTCCTCGCGGCGGACGCGAACCGCCGCGACGACGAGTTCGGCGGCGACCCGGAGGCGCGCGCTCGCTACCCGGCAAGTGTGGTCGAGGCCGTCGCCGAGGAACTGCCCGAGGAGTTCGTCGTCGGCGTCCGCGTCTCGCAGACGAAGGTGAGCGACGCGGAGTACGAGTGGGCCGAGGGCGAAGACGCCGCCGAGGCGTTCTTCGGCGCCTTCTCCGACGCGGGCGCGGATTACCTGCACGTCACCGACCCCGACGTCACGGCGCCGGCGTTCGGCGACGGGGGACCGACGCTGGCGGAACACGCCGTCGAGTACGGCGACGCGCCCGTCGTCGCTAACGGCGGCCTCACCGACCCCGAGGACGCCCGCGGGGCGGTCGAGGCGGGGTCCGACCTCGTGACGTTGGCGACGGGTGCGCTGGCGAACCCCGACTGGCCGCGCCGCGTCCGGTCGGGCGCCGACGTCGAGGACCTCGACGAGTTCGACCCCGAGGCGTTCCTCGCCCCAAGCGCGTCGATAGCGGACCACGAGGTGCCGTCCGAGGCGAGCGCGGACGACTGA
- a CDS encoding aspartate kinase, translating into MRVVAKFGGTSLGSGDRINRAADSVAAAVEQGHEIAVVASAMGNTTDDLLDEIQFEADDRDRAEIVSMGERTSVRMLKAALTARGVNALFVEPGSEAWPVITNDLGEVDVEETKRRAAKLAADMDGVVPVITGFLAQNHDGEITTLGRGGSDTTAVMMGRYMDADEVVIVTDVEGVMTGDPHVVEGARNVGRITVDELRNLSFRGAEVVAPSALSYKDDTLGVRVVHYQHGNLLTGGTLIEGEFHNLIDMQENPLACITVAGRSIRNRPGILADLSQALRERDVNVDAVASGMDSVTFYIDEDRAEEAENLLHSKVVDEQSLSSVTVADGLAVIRVTGGELPNRPGVMLDIVQPISEAGINIHDVITSATSVAIFVAWDDREETLSIVQDEF; encoded by the coding sequence GTGCGAGTAGTCGCGAAGTTCGGGGGAACCTCGCTCGGAAGCGGCGACCGGATCAACCGCGCCGCCGACTCCGTCGCCGCCGCCGTCGAACAGGGTCACGAGATAGCCGTCGTCGCCTCCGCGATGGGCAACACGACGGACGACCTTCTCGACGAGATACAGTTCGAGGCCGACGACCGCGACCGGGCCGAAATCGTCTCGATGGGCGAGCGAACCAGCGTCCGGATGCTGAAGGCGGCCTTGACCGCCCGCGGCGTGAACGCCCTGTTCGTCGAACCCGGCTCCGAGGCGTGGCCGGTCATCACGAACGACCTCGGCGAGGTGGACGTCGAGGAGACGAAGCGGCGCGCCGCGAAACTCGCCGCCGACATGGACGGCGTCGTCCCCGTCATCACCGGTTTTCTCGCGCAGAATCACGACGGCGAGATAACGACGCTCGGCCGCGGCGGGTCGGACACGACGGCCGTGATGATGGGCCGGTACATGGACGCCGACGAAGTCGTCATCGTCACCGACGTCGAGGGCGTCATGACGGGCGACCCGCACGTCGTCGAGGGGGCGCGGAACGTCGGACGCATCACCGTCGACGAACTCCGGAACCTCTCGTTCCGCGGGGCCGAAGTGGTCGCCCCGTCGGCGCTCTCCTACAAGGACGACACCCTCGGCGTCCGCGTCGTCCACTACCAGCACGGCAACCTCCTGACCGGCGGGACGCTCATCGAGGGGGAGTTTCACAACCTCATCGACATGCAGGAGAACCCCCTCGCGTGCATCACCGTCGCGGGGCGTTCCATCCGAAACCGGCCGGGTATCCTCGCGGACCTCTCGCAGGCCCTCCGCGAACGCGACGTGAACGTCGACGCCGTCGCCAGCGGGATGGACTCGGTCACCTTCTACATCGACGAGGACCGCGCCGAGGAGGCCGAGAACCTCCTGCACTCGAAGGTCGTCGACGAGCAGTCGCTCTCCTCGGTCACCGTCGCGGACGGCCTCGCCGTCATCCGCGTCACGGGCGGGGAACTCCCCAACCGACCGGGCGTCATGCTCGACATCGTCCAACCCATCTCCGAGGCCGGAATCAACATCCACGACGTCATCACCTCCGCCACCTCCGTCGCCATCTTCGTCGCGTGGGACGACCGCGAGGAGACGCTCAGCATCGTCCAAGACGAGTTCTAA